The genomic DNA aaaccttgagaaggatattcactaagaatattcaataaCACTTTACAATATGTCAAATaaccgaggcttatttactgctcgtttttgacttacaacactcacacagaatgaatagaattgtaatacactttgaCACTTTTGGACAGATTGTAAGAACAGTAGGCTTGATAACTTTTTGAATGACTCCGCAACTCTTGTAGCTCAAAAGAACTATGTTGTAACTTCTTGTAACTTTTGCTTCTGTTCTTCAGTTTCTCCTTATAtaatagaaatatgacaacgatcatatttctctttcaacggatacctgcatggtaatccttgaatctgattggttggtcAAAAGGAGTTGTaatgcattaaatgcggttgatgCTTCCCAATAAATAATACAGCCGACCAGTTTGTCTTCTATTGAGTTTAACAGCTGGTCAGTTGGACAGATCTCTGCTCCTTGGAGGCTGCatttggacttataccaaaatgggtATATCTATTCACTTGGCAGTCTTCTGCAGTTTACAGTCTATCAACAAACTTGTATCAAATAGAAAATAGCACAATctatatatttgaaaatctccTTCTGCCTATTCCCAAAGTGAACCTATTGCATTAAAATGGAAACTTCCAGtagttccatatctttgatttgatcttgATTAATCTTCCCATTAGGATTGTACGGTCATTTAGGATTAAGCCAATGTTTTGAGCTGACCGTACATCATATCAGTTTGTTGTTTGACCGGTCTTGATTCAGAAGAGTAGCAATAGATTTGTGAGAAAGATGTTTCACCGATTCTGAAGTTGAGCCGAACCGGTCTTCTACTGATGCTGAGAAGATAGATCAATATGATGGATTCGGTTTCTGTTGTTTTTATGATATTGGTTGACCGACCAATTTGAGAATATGACTGCTCCCGGCTTTTCCTGCACAAAGGTTGAGTTTGAATAacttctttagatagttaattacttattaattaactatataatttatctaacaatttctccctttttgattatttaagttaaattttcaaaacccTGTAATcattggccggttttaaagaacttaTATTTATTGGCCGATTGAAAACAGTTTGACTTGAGAAGAaagttttgagaaaaattttgtataaaattttttgtatgtttatttagcaatttctccctttttgatatttttaattaaaattatcaaaaccagtatttttgaaattaaaacaaGATCATTAACTTCCCAAAAGTATTCATAGATTTCAAAAGATATTCATAAGTTTCCAAAATAGTAGTATTCATAAATAATAGAGTAAGCATAAAGGTAGAGGTGATGGTTAGTGGCTCCCTTCATCCTCTTTGTTGATCAATTCGGTAAAGTAACGGTTTACGAAACCCCTTCCCGAATTAGTAGGATCGACATCTGACCAGGGTCCCCTTGTCGGTTGAGTTGGAACATTAAACGTAAGATGTCTTCGGCTCTAAAAGGCATTGTCAACCGAAACTCCGCGGGTTCCTCGGTCTGATTGGTCACTAAAAGGAATGGTGCGAATTGGAACTGCTGGGATAGGTTGAATTGTTGCTCTAGATTGGCGTGGTCTTCGATTCAATGGCTGAgcatcctcttcttcttcaccacCGGTCGGAATATCAGAGATAGGATTTGAGTTCACCGGTACTTCAGTTTCTGGTCCGGTGTTTATTGCGGCCGACTCCTGATCTCTTTTTCTTATAAACGCCGCCCTCGTCTTTTTAGCAATCGGAGGGGATACCTCTTTTTCTTTATCGAGTTGCTCCTAAAGAGTTCGAGCCGCTTTTTCATTTTCATCCTCGGCCGCCTTAGCCTTGGCATTTTCTTCAGCTTGAAGTCGTCGAGCAGCCTCTTCATCTAATCTCATTCTTTCTTCATTGGCAATATCTCGGTTCTTTacaatcattattaaaaattattttgttattttttagtttttcttatcaatgttattcattattataaatttatgctatataaaaatatattaataaaaaaagagaagataaaaataataaaaaaaaagcatatcaatattaataagaatataaaatattaaaatatataaaattaacttataaatatagttaaagggttcattttgtatttgtaaaaaaaatttgagtatgTGAACCGTGCATATGGAAATTTGCATTTtgggagagaaaataaatataaactcattttgggtttttatttgGGTGTGGGTTGAAGTCGAAAAACCCGTTTTGAAGTCTTTTACAGGTGGATTGGAGTTGCTTTTATAGCCTACAACAGCAACCTTTTTTATCTTACTTCGACTTTGATATAAAACGAAAAAGAACTTCACCTGGACAGCTAAAAGAGTATATCTAACTAATCAAACTATTTACATAAGAACAAGCTACATTTGAACAAACCAAAaccgatattttagattttgtgAGATTTTGGAATCTTCACCAAACTAGCTTTCCTTGATACACAAATCATTAAAACATCATTTAAAACTTGCTTAGATTAAGACTAAGCAACATCCTAAGTCAAAAACAAAggaaacacaaaaaaaaaaaaaaatatatcttaaaaaaattccaACTTGGGCAACTTCGTTCTATTGCATTTAAAACATTCTAAGCAGTctagaaattatttataacatatagAAAACTATTCTAAAGCCTTAATGACAAAATAGGAACATTGGATTGTTTGAAAAATGAATGTGTTACAAGTAGTTGGAAAGCTTTCTTAATACCGTAGAAAAAATATAGTCCAGCCAAACCAACACAGGtgcttaaaatataaaaacccGCAAATTTAAGCTTGAAGTTCCAATAATGgtggattttttaatatttgatctcACTCTCTAGAATTGATCTTCCTAGTTCTAAATAATCTTAAGAGACTAAATAAACAAACCCCAGTTCGTCCTCCAGCCTCAAAACGATGTTGTTCTGCTCTGTTTTCTGCTCGCAGAATTGGGAccaaaacgacatcgttttggGTGCTTGGGCCGTTCTCCTTCAACTCGGCCGTGTGTCCCGCGAGCGGTCTGCTTGTCGTTGGACGCTCTTTAGCGATCCGCGATGTTGACCCCGTGTTCAACAGTTGACCTCTTCTATTGCCGGCTGTCCATCTTCCCACACGACAGCGGCAGGTTAATTTTGACACCCATTTATTTCAAATCTGAAAAGTAAACACAAACATGATTAATTACATATTTCACTCTATCTACCccaatgatttattttatttaagtttatttaaaatagtactgaatttaattaatttgaaatccAATATATACTACGTCATTCTATACTTAGTTTAATACCCATAACccatacaaaataatatttcattcgAGGCATTCTTTTAAGTGATAcccatttgaaatatatatcgtttgataaactttaaaataacttattatgtaaataaaactttatggaacaaaaaataaagtattcttCCTTACTTTAGATATTCCACCCTATATTTGTAGTCTACATAGGTCAGGATAAAAGATTGATCTATGACTAATTGATGCTGACATCCTACCTTATTCACTTAAGGACTTTGACTAATTTAATGAATAACCCAATTTCCATTATCAATATATTCAATCACATCCTCAACtaaactaacaaaatatttctttacttgtataacattttaaaatattaaatactaaacaattatatttaaaaataaatcatttataaagAAATAGATAACACAAGCATCTCAATCAAATGAAGTCTTAATTATACTGATGAAGAATAAaatgtttgtttctaaataggcccaatgtcttcaaaattgTCATATGGAGATAATGATACAGGAAAAGGGTTAGAGCTAATGACCAAGAAAAGTTGAGCTGTAAAAGGAAGTTTTAGGCTTTAGGCTTGAGACTTGAGGATGGTCTAGCAGTTATGATAGAAGAGTATAAACAGACTAGGAGGATTTGTTAGAATTTAGTTGATGGTTTTGTATCTCTCCTAAGGATTTCTTTCTTCTCTCATCTCAGTCTAGATTCTCATCCTAGGATAGGCTTTCCTCTTCTCATCTAATTCTACATCACATTACATCAAATAGTTAAGAGCAAAAGAACATTAATCATTTCCAAAAAGTACATATGAGGTTAAGCAATGAATGAATTCTGAAAAATATCCAAGTAGCATGTCTCACAATAAGCAAATCAAAGAAAaacttttgaaaacataaaaccTTATGAAAAGTATATTCatgtttaagaatttttataaaGCACATATCAGATCAAAGATATGGCCTCATTCAGCAACACTTTTTCTATCATATATAACTCATGTGAGCGTGGATTCAGATAAGATCAAATGTAGAAACATAATTTAATCATAACAGATACAAATCTATAAATTTTTTGACGATTTCTGACCTTAATCGGGATCTAAATCCAGAAAGTGTCCAAACAGGCACATAGTTTACACTGTTTGAGGATAAGATTTAAATTGGCTCTAGATTTAAGCTATTGTTGAACTCATTATGAATTTACTTGCAACAAATTCATTAGCTACAATGAATTGAAGACTCCTAACATATACTCTTATCAATTTTCCTTGATCGTAGCTGGAATTGATTCAAAGAACTAATTACAAGTTCAATTAATCACAACTATTATTTAGGAAAAATACTTGACTAAGACTATCGAAATCTTGTCACATCATTTGTACAGAATAGTTTTTAATGGgttttcattttctcttttGCGATCTTCGCAAAATTAATGGATTCAAAGACTTTGTACCCATTCATCAAATTATCCGGTTCCTCTATTAGGCTTTTCAATTAGTATCCTGTATCAAATATTTAGTCTTTCTTTGACAGCTCAATGAAACCGAACTTCTCATCCTCCATAAAACCAAACTGTACTAATATCATCCAATAAAGGGATAATGAAACTTTCTGATACTATTCTAACATATAAAACATGCACTACCAAATAAGCAAATAACATACGAAATAATGGCACATACCATTGATGATCGAATTCATCCAAGGTCGAGCAACTCAGTTTCCTGTTTATTCCGCATCCTCAGTATCAGCATTACTATAATTCAACGTAATTGGAATTCGGCCCTCAGCAAACAATATCTTAATCTTCGACAAAACCTTGACATCTCCAGATAGTTCAATTATAGCAGCTCTCAGAACCGAGTGGTTCTTATCAACAGTTTCAGGGAACATCTGTCTCTCAGACATCCTTTCTAGCATGTCCAAAGCCAACAAACTGTTCTTACTAGAAACAAAAGCATCGATGATCGCCACATAAACAAACGAGTCGGGTCTCATTCCCTTCTCTTCCATTTCATAAAGATAAACAAGAGCTGTATCCGGCCTAGAACACTTACAAAGACTATGAATAAGAACCATATAAGAAATTCTATTAGGAAAATACCTTTTCATCAACATCTCGTTCCAAAAATCTAAAGCATTCTCAGGCCTTCCAGCATTGCACAACCCATCTATCATGGTCGTATATGTAACAACATTAGGCTCACACTCGTCTCTCACCATTCGAGTGATACAAGCCATAGCTTTTTCAATATCGCCTGTTTTACACCAACCGTCGATAAGTTGGTTATAGGTTATAATAGAAGGAACTAACCCTCTACCCACCATGTCACTCAAAACATCTTGGGCTTCTGAGACCCGTTTGTCTTTGCAAAGTCCATTGATTACAATATTGTGGGCGACAACGTCGGGGCAATATCCACGAGCGATTAAGTCTGCGAATAGAAATAACGCGCGATCGAGTTCTTTGATCTTGAATAATCCATCGATAGCTGAGGAATAAGCGATTATGTCCGGAAGAAGACCTTCTCGAACCATACCATCGAGAAAGCTACAAGCCTCGACTGCCTTTCCACGTTCACAAAGCTTTTTCACGAGAAGTGAGTAATGCTTTATCCATGGTTCGTGTCTGTTTAAACGCATCtcttttaaaatgttataagcCGATTCAACATCTTCCGCCTTACAAAAGTAACCGAATATGGAGTTGTATGTGAATTGAGACGGTTGAAGTCCAAATTCCTTCATTTCAGACAAAAGATTGTAGCACTCGTCTATTCTATTTGAATTGCACAAgctatcaatcaaattattgtAGAGCAATAAATCAGGCTTACAATTAAATGGGCCCATTTTACGTAACAAATCCAAGGCAACATCCAATTTACAGGCACAACATAGACCATTTATGACTATTGCAAATGAAGTAGAATCTGGCTTTTCCTCCCCCATTATCGTCATAAGCAGAGAATATGCTTTTTCAATAGAACCAATGTTTACAAGCCCGTCTAGAACAGCATTGTAGAGTGAAATTCTGACTAATTCAGAACTCAGACTTCCACGCAATTCGTAAAAGAAGTGCAAAATTTCATTTTCACCGGGCAAACTAGATATGAGCTTTTGAAGAAGTTTAGCGTTGGGATTGATTCCCAATTCGATCATTTCGGTGAACAAATGTAAAGCTTTCTTCTCAGTCTCTTTGTTTTTGCATAGCCCTCCTATCAAAACATCATAAATAGAAAAATCTGGGGTAAAACCAAGCTTTTTCATTTTATCAAACACCTCTAGTGCATTATCCAATTTAGACTCCTTTACAAACCCATGTATCAATACATAAAATGTCTTCCCGTTCAAAGTTATACCAGAACCGTCCATTTTCTCAATAAAATCAACAACTTTATCAAACTCAGCGCATTTGCTAAAATTGACAACTAAGATTGATAAGACATGGGAATCAAGCCAACCTTGCTGTTTAATTATGTCCAACACTTGGAGAGCTTTGTCAAATTTACCAGCATTGCAATAGCATCTTAAAACAGGTGTTAAAGTATATTTGTCGGGTTTATACCCAAGATTACACATCTCCCTGTACCTTGTCTCGAGAAAATCTACTGAACTAGAACTGGAAAAAGTCTCAAGTAAACAATTGTAACTATAGACATTTGGAACACAAAGACCTACCTCTCTTACTTGATCAAACAATGCATTGGCTTCTTTAACCAGTCCTTCGCTGCCCAAACACCTGATAAGGAACCCTAGAGCACCAGGCGTTAGGGAGCACCGAGAAGTCACCACTTCTGCGGCCAGAAGTCTGAGAGCGGAATCTTCTCGAGCACGGGCTAGAATAGAAGCCATAGCATTGTACGCGTAACAATTATGTCTATACCCAGATTGATCCGAAGCCCAAGTGAAGAACATATGCGCTGTTC from Impatiens glandulifera chromosome 9, dImpGla2.1, whole genome shotgun sequence includes the following:
- the LOC124914893 gene encoding putative pentatricopeptide repeat-containing protein At5g08310, mitochondrial; the protein is MHLLFKSMEATCQWRLFEIYSRPNQPSSLFMKRFLCMATNNSNTYNPGLAQNHRQLIDGLLHSLNNRPFRSDSSELRDFTPFLTTRIVETVLKGLNNWRTAHMFFTWASDQSGYRHNCYAYNAMASILARAREDSALRLLAAEVVTSRCSLTPGALGFLIRCLGSEGLVKEANALFDQVREVGLCVPNVYSYNCLLETFSSSSSVDFLETRYREMCNLGYKPDKYTLTPVLRCYCNAGKFDKALQVLDIIKQQGWLDSHVLSILVVNFSKCAEFDKVVDFIEKMDGSGITLNGKTFYVLIHGFVKESKLDNALEVFDKMKKLGFTPDFSIYDVLIGGLCKNKETEKKALHLFTEMIELGINPNAKLLQKLISSLPGENEILHFFYELRGSLSSELVRISLYNAVLDGLVNIGSIEKAYSLLMTIMGEEKPDSTSFAIVINGLCCACKLDVALDLLRKMGPFNCKPDLLLYNNLIDSLCNSNRIDECYNLLSEMKEFGLQPSQFTYNSIFGYFCKAEDVESAYNILKEMRLNRHEPWIKHYSLLVKKLCERGKAVEACSFLDGMVREGLLPDIIAYSSAIDGLFKIKELDRALFLFADLIARGYCPDVVAHNIVINGLCKDKRVSEAQDVLSDMVGRGLVPSIITYNQLIDGWCKTGDIEKAMACITRMVRDECEPNVVTYTTMIDGLCNAGRPENALDFWNEMLMKRYFPNRISYMVLIHSLCKCSRPDTALVYLYEMEEKGMRPDSFVYVAIIDAFVSSKNSLLALDMLERMSERQMFPETVDKNHSVLRAAIIELSGDVKVLSKIKILFAEGRIPITLNYSNADTEDAE